One Mycobacteroides salmoniphilum DNA segment encodes these proteins:
- a CDS encoding NDMA-dependent alcohol dehydrogenase: MAYRRSHASVIRSVPGEFEPCVVEVEDPRPGEIMVRMAAVGLCHSDDHIATGDFPVAMLPMCGGHEGAGVVEKVGDGTTQFDVGDHVVLTFLPACGRCLWCARGMQQLCDAGAYALTGSRFDDPTSYRLRLDGQPCGQQLGLSAFSEYTTVSVQSAYKVPKELPLNRLCLLGCAMGTGWGTAVNAAAVKPGQTVIVMGLGGVGAAAVQGAAHSGAANVLLVDPVAYKREAAKTFGATEVFATMDEAAERARSYTNGQGADATMITVGRMEPGDLTDAVASIRKGGTVAMTSMGAFRPEEVSLDLSMVTLMQKTIKGVIYGNWSPFEAVPTMVALYASGELKTDEMVTRTYALDDIAQGYRDMKQGKNIRSIVEFG; this comes from the coding sequence GTGGCCTATCGACGTTCGCACGCTTCGGTGATCCGGAGCGTGCCAGGGGAATTCGAGCCCTGTGTGGTGGAGGTGGAAGACCCGCGGCCCGGCGAGATCATGGTCCGGATGGCGGCGGTCGGTCTATGTCACTCTGACGACCACATTGCCACCGGCGATTTCCCGGTGGCAATGCTGCCTATGTGTGGAGGTCACGAGGGCGCCGGTGTGGTGGAGAAGGTCGGCGACGGCACAACACAATTCGACGTCGGGGACCATGTGGTGCTGACGTTCCTGCCGGCCTGCGGACGTTGCCTGTGGTGTGCACGCGGAATGCAGCAGCTCTGCGATGCCGGCGCCTATGCGCTCACCGGATCCAGGTTCGACGACCCCACCAGTTACCGATTGCGCCTCGACGGGCAGCCCTGCGGTCAGCAGCTGGGACTCTCGGCGTTCAGCGAGTACACCACCGTCTCGGTGCAATCCGCGTACAAGGTTCCCAAGGAGCTGCCGTTGAATCGGTTGTGCCTGTTGGGGTGTGCGATGGGCACGGGGTGGGGTACTGCCGTCAATGCCGCCGCGGTCAAGCCCGGGCAGACGGTGATCGTCATGGGTCTGGGCGGAGTCGGTGCCGCCGCGGTTCAAGGCGCCGCGCATTCCGGAGCGGCGAACGTCCTGCTGGTCGACCCGGTGGCGTACAAGCGTGAGGCCGCAAAAACATTCGGGGCCACCGAGGTATTCGCGACGATGGACGAGGCAGCCGAACGGGCCCGCTCCTACACCAACGGGCAGGGCGCGGATGCCACCATGATCACGGTGGGCCGAATGGAGCCGGGCGATCTCACGGACGCCGTGGCCTCCATCCGTAAGGGCGGCACGGTGGCCATGACCAGCATGGGCGCGTTCCGTCCCGAGGAAGTATCACTGGACCTGAGCATGGTGACGCTGATGCAGAAGACCATCAAGGGCGTCATCTACGGGAACTGGAGCCCGTTTGAGGCGGTACCCACCATGGTGGCGCTGTATGCCAGCGGGGAACTCAAGACGGACGAGATGGTGACGCGCACCTATGCACTGGACGACATCGCGCAAGGTTATCGAGACATGAAGCAGGGCAAGAATATTCGCAGTATTGTGGAGTTCGGTTAG
- a CDS encoding oxygenase MpaB family protein has protein sequence MTALVESPATQDSVSSDWAQPVPELFDPLGLTATLGGQWLYLPAVGAAFIMQGMHPVIGDVTDRYSVADRDPAGRAIRSFDAVQQWIFGGKAAIEQGYWLRTMHQPLQMQGETGSRQDKHISALDPEAYAWVIATSYVAGRRVTPRFLGRDLTDEEDERLFQDNRLLARITQVPERGYPTSRVEFWEYYDRMVEQVLINHPAVAENLGKLVDPLSGIEDAPLARRIPRWVPLGLMVAALKPVLAPISRVFFVLTFGAMDQRVRDVLGVAWSERDERLLRRFFAVYRAAYRVLPERVTYSPLAYHAREHQRVINRMRGRELTDFAAHDKGEPSAVRRSRRGN, from the coding sequence GTGACTGCACTGGTGGAGTCCCCGGCAACGCAGGATTCGGTATCGAGTGATTGGGCTCAGCCGGTGCCCGAGCTGTTCGATCCGCTCGGCCTGACCGCCACCCTTGGGGGGCAGTGGCTGTACCTGCCCGCAGTGGGCGCGGCATTCATCATGCAGGGCATGCATCCGGTGATTGGTGATGTGACCGATCGGTACTCGGTGGCAGACCGGGATCCGGCGGGCCGTGCGATCCGCTCCTTCGACGCGGTGCAGCAGTGGATTTTCGGGGGTAAGGCCGCAATTGAGCAGGGCTACTGGCTGCGCACGATGCATCAGCCGTTGCAGATGCAGGGCGAGACCGGCAGTAGGCAGGACAAGCACATCAGCGCACTCGACCCGGAGGCGTATGCGTGGGTGATCGCGACGTCGTATGTGGCAGGCCGTCGCGTGACTCCGCGGTTCCTGGGACGGGACCTGACCGACGAGGAAGACGAGAGGCTCTTTCAGGACAATCGCCTGCTGGCCCGCATCACGCAGGTCCCCGAGCGCGGATATCCCACATCACGCGTGGAGTTTTGGGAGTACTACGACCGCATGGTCGAGCAGGTTCTCATCAATCATCCTGCGGTTGCGGAGAATTTGGGGAAGCTGGTCGACCCTTTGAGTGGTATCGAGGACGCACCGCTGGCCCGGCGGATCCCGCGCTGGGTGCCCTTGGGTCTCATGGTCGCGGCGTTGAAGCCGGTATTGGCGCCGATTTCCCGCGTCTTCTTCGTCCTGACCTTTGGTGCCATGGATCAGCGGGTGCGCGACGTTCTCGGTGTCGCATGGTCCGAGCGCGACGAGCGTCTTCTCCGCAGATTCTTCGCGGTGTATCGCGCCGCTTACCGGGTGCTACCGGAGCGTGTCACCTATTCGCCGCTTGCCTACCATGCCCGCGAGCACCAGCGGGTGATCAACAGGATGCGCGGCCGTGAGCTGACCGACTTCGCGGCGCATGACAAGGGCGAGCCATCCGCTGTGCGTCGCAGCCGCAGGGGCAATTGA
- a CDS encoding TetR/AcrR family transcriptional regulator, producing the protein MASNNRSSRLRKAPQQHRSRELVAKIVTATGKLLLTDGPEAITTNRIAAITGISKGSIYQYFHTKDDIIMAAIRDAAERQLPGVRSALAANALAPPHQMIDSAIDMLIAFTTDNAPTLRYLNENPEFAREVEASSNMPVLMQTMMTLHVQQYRDQYHADLEPETIAWLFINSAITTTLMFFQTDRSPIDLQQLRMGLKRMAYGLLTS; encoded by the coding sequence ATGGCATCGAATAACCGCAGTTCACGGCTGCGCAAAGCGCCACAGCAACACCGATCCCGGGAATTGGTCGCAAAAATCGTGACGGCGACAGGCAAGCTGCTGCTCACCGACGGCCCCGAGGCGATCACCACCAACCGCATCGCTGCCATCACCGGGATCAGTAAGGGGTCGATCTATCAGTACTTCCATACCAAGGACGACATCATCATGGCGGCGATCCGGGATGCCGCCGAGCGACAACTTCCGGGGGTCCGCTCAGCGCTGGCGGCTAACGCACTCGCGCCGCCACACCAGATGATCGACTCCGCGATCGACATGTTGATCGCGTTCACCACGGACAACGCCCCCACCCTGCGCTATCTCAATGAGAATCCGGAGTTCGCCCGCGAGGTCGAGGCCAGCTCGAACATGCCGGTCCTGATGCAAACCATGATGACCCTGCATGTTCAGCAGTACCGCGATCAATACCACGCCGATCTCGAACCGGAGACCATCGCGTGGCTCTTCATCAACTCGGCGATCACCACCACGCTGATGTTCTTCCAAACCGACCGGAGTCCGATCGATCTCCAACAACTGCGGATGGGGCTGAAACGGATGGCGTACGGTCTGCTCACTTCGTAG
- a CDS encoding acetyl-CoA C-acetyltransferase yields MATSSARKSDASQGRRRVAVLGGNRIPFARSDGAYANASNQDMLTAAITGASDRFNLKGERLGAVIAGAVLKLSRDFNLTRESVLGSPLSPYTQAFDLQQACGTGLQAAIVGADGIALGRYESVLAGGVDTTSDAPINFGDDLRHTLLAIRRAKDNVTRLKLLGKLPAALGVDIPQNGEPRTGLSMGEHAAITAKQVGVKRTDQDALAAASHQKMAAAYDRGFFDDLISPFLGLYRDDNLRPNSSVEKLATLKPVFGVKHGDATMTAGNSTPLTDGASVALLSSEEWAAERGIPVLAYFVDGETAAVDYINGPDGLLMAPTYAVPRLLARNGLTLQDFDFYEIHEAFASVVLATLQAWESADYCKERLGLDKPLGAIDRSKLNVNGSSLAAGHPFAATGGRIVAQLAKQLAEKKAETGKPVRGLISVCAAGGQGVTAILEA; encoded by the coding sequence GTGGCAACTAGCTCGGCACGCAAGTCAGACGCTTCGCAAGGTCGCCGCCGCGTCGCGGTTCTCGGTGGTAACCGCATCCCCTTCGCACGTTCGGACGGCGCCTACGCGAACGCCTCCAACCAGGACATGTTGACCGCCGCCATCACCGGCGCGTCCGACCGTTTCAACCTCAAGGGCGAGCGCCTGGGCGCCGTCATCGCCGGCGCGGTGCTCAAGCTGAGCCGTGATTTCAATCTCACCCGCGAGTCGGTGCTCGGCAGCCCGTTGTCCCCGTACACCCAGGCCTTCGACCTTCAGCAGGCCTGCGGCACGGGACTGCAGGCGGCCATTGTCGGTGCCGACGGCATCGCGCTCGGCCGTTACGAGTCGGTGCTGGCCGGTGGCGTGGACACCACCTCCGATGCACCCATCAACTTCGGTGATGATCTTCGCCACACCCTGCTGGCAATCCGTCGCGCCAAGGACAACGTGACCCGGCTCAAGCTGCTGGGCAAGCTGCCCGCCGCCCTCGGTGTCGACATCCCCCAGAACGGTGAGCCGCGTACGGGGCTGTCCATGGGTGAGCATGCCGCCATCACCGCCAAGCAGGTGGGCGTCAAACGCACCGACCAGGACGCCCTGGCCGCGGCCAGCCACCAGAAGATGGCCGCCGCGTACGACCGCGGCTTCTTCGACGACCTGATCAGCCCGTTCCTGGGTCTGTACCGCGACGACAACCTGCGCCCGAACTCGAGCGTGGAGAAGCTGGCGACGTTGAAGCCGGTGTTCGGCGTGAAGCACGGCGACGCCACCATGACCGCGGGTAACTCCACCCCGTTGACCGACGGTGCCTCGGTGGCGCTGCTGTCCAGCGAGGAGTGGGCCGCCGAGCGCGGCATCCCCGTGCTGGCCTACTTCGTCGACGGCGAAACCGCCGCGGTGGATTACATCAACGGCCCCGACGGTCTGCTGATGGCTCCGACCTACGCGGTGCCGCGTCTGCTGGCCCGCAACGGCCTGACTCTGCAGGACTTCGACTTCTACGAGATCCACGAGGCCTTCGCCTCGGTGGTGCTCGCGACGCTGCAAGCGTGGGAGTCGGCGGATTACTGCAAGGAGCGCCTGGGCCTTGATAAGCCTCTGGGTGCGATCGACCGGTCCAAGCTCAACGTCAACGGCTCCTCGCTGGCGGCCGGGCACCCGTTCGCGGCCACCGGTGGCCGCATCGTGGCCCAGCTGGCCAAGCAGCTCGCCGAGAAGAAGGCCGAGACCGGTAAGCCGGTGCGTGGACTCATTTCGGTCTGCGCCGCGGGCGGACAGGGCGTGACGGCCATCCTCGAAGCCTGA